Proteins co-encoded in one Bacillus paramycoides genomic window:
- the gerPF gene encoding spore germination protein GerPF, which produces MPSVVGNLVVQNSNGSFNLGDFYNVSPKENTKAYNGSGASNVGFVVNTFNGVSATNTFDSDVADQDQIGTA; this is translated from the coding sequence ATGCCTTCTGTTGTCGGAAATCTCGTCGTTCAAAACAGTAATGGTTCTTTTAATTTAGGGGATTTTTATAACGTGTCTCCGAAAGAAAATACGAAAGCTTATAATGGTTCCGGAGCTTCCAATGTTGGATTTGTCGTGAATACGTTTAACGGTGTTAGTGCAACAAATACGTTTGATTCTGATGTGGCCGATCAAGATCAAATTGGAACAGCATAA
- the gerPA gene encoding spore germination protein GerPA, whose protein sequence is MPAMVGHIRIVNIGSSGIFHIGDVFAIRPISYSRAFAGAGSFNVGDNVSVYNYQSATTVNDSDVVDQAIIGST, encoded by the coding sequence ATGCCAGCTATGGTCGGACATATTCGTATCGTCAATATTGGATCAAGTGGTATTTTTCATATTGGAGATGTATTTGCGATTAGGCCTATTAGTTATTCACGCGCTTTCGCTGGGGCCGGCTCTTTTAATGTTGGAGATAACGTTTCTGTCTACAATTATCAAAGTGCAACGACTGTTAATGATTCAGATGTCGTTGATCAAGCGATAATTGGTTCAACTTAA
- the gerPC gene encoding spore germination protein GerPC, with protein sequence MNQDIYTYLHQLQQALQIQQASILNLEDQVRQLQEELNELKNRPSSSIGKVEYKFDQLKVENLNGTLNIGLNPFSAKGQQIEDFQVDTETLKVNPETETNPDFYQGILQEMHRYLDEEAYSRILHFEQEERTPLDEMYRQMMVDDIKKQMEHRLPYYLSQAQSYEGISTDPDYLRDIIIQAMKQDIDKAFLSFIQHIPGNFRKE encoded by the coding sequence ATGAATCAAGATATATATACTTACTTACACCAACTTCAACAAGCTCTTCAAATACAACAAGCATCCATCCTGAATTTAGAGGATCAAGTGCGCCAACTACAAGAAGAGCTTAACGAATTAAAAAATCGCCCCTCCTCTTCTATAGGAAAAGTGGAATACAAATTCGATCAATTAAAAGTAGAAAATTTAAATGGGACTTTAAATATTGGTTTGAACCCATTTTCAGCAAAAGGCCAGCAAATCGAGGATTTTCAAGTTGATACAGAAACCTTGAAGGTCAATCCTGAAACTGAAACGAATCCAGACTTTTACCAAGGCATCCTCCAAGAAATGCATCGTTACTTAGATGAAGAAGCATATAGCCGAATTCTCCATTTTGAACAAGAAGAGAGAACGCCGCTCGATGAAATGTATCGACAAATGATGGTTGATGACATAAAAAAACAGATGGAGCATAGACTTCCTTATTATTTATCACAAGCGCAATCATATGAAGGGATTTCAACAGATCCAGATTACTTACGAGATATCATTATTCAAGCAATGAAACAAGATATCGACAAAGCATTTCTATCTTTTATTCAACACATACCGGGCAATTTCCGAAAGGAGTAA
- a CDS encoding spore germination protein GerPE, which yields MLHHVSVVQNVSIISLGIAAVFQVGDANQMELKSRALAVHREIPCYIKDEGRLDAFEIFTDEHVTIPKRTTDVKLNIVNECPFIEVNNVELRSLLNSGGFQIGNVDYVFNNSRIMQIRQYITDEPSAQ from the coding sequence ATGTTACATCATGTGTCTGTTGTCCAAAATGTTTCTATTATTTCTTTAGGAATTGCTGCCGTATTTCAAGTTGGAGATGCAAATCAAATGGAATTAAAAAGTAGAGCGCTTGCCGTACACAGGGAAATCCCTTGTTATATAAAAGACGAAGGTCGCTTAGATGCATTTGAAATCTTTACAGATGAACACGTCACAATCCCAAAGCGAACGACAGATGTAAAATTAAACATTGTAAATGAATGCCCTTTTATTGAAGTAAACAATGTTGAATTACGATCACTTTTAAATTCTGGTGGATTTCAAATCGGAAATGTTGATTATGTTTTTAATAACTCTCGTATTATGCAAATCCGCCAATATATTACGGATGAACCTTCCGCTCAATAA
- a CDS encoding YisL family protein, with translation MVHMHITAWALGLILFFVAYSLYSAGRKGKGVHMGLRLMYIIIIVTGFMLYMGIMKTATSNMHMWYGLKMIAGILVIGGMEMVLVKMSKNKATGAVWGLFIVALVAVFYLGLKLPIGWQVF, from the coding sequence ATGGTACATATGCATATTACAGCATGGGCGTTAGGTTTAATTTTATTCTTCGTTGCGTATTCACTTTATTCAGCAGGAAGAAAAGGTAAAGGTGTACATATGGGGCTTCGCCTTATGTACATTATCATTATTGTGACAGGTTTCATGTTGTACATGGGGATTATGAAGACTGCAACAAGTAACATGCACATGTGGTATGGTTTAAAAATGATAGCTGGTATTTTAGTTATCGGTGGAATGGAAATGGTTCTTGTGAAAATGAGCAAGAACAAAGCAACAGGGGCAGTTTGGGGGCTATTTATTGTTGCGCTAGTAGCAGTATTTTACCTTGGACTGAAATTACCGATTGGCTGGCAAGTATTTTAA
- a CDS encoding fumarylacetoacetate hydrolase family protein — protein sequence MRFVTVKKDEKVFVGIVDEEEEKVLHLREAQRQKGEKVTIPITMLECIERGTKCFEKICDIVNWAKENEGTAHYPLNEVKILAPIPRPRKNILCVGKNYREHAIEMGGEESIPENIMIFTKAPTTVIGMDEKINSHPHATNELDYEGELAIIIGKRGKQIKKEKALEHVFGYTIINDITARDIQRKHKQFFLGKSFDTFCPMGPYLIHKSMVETPNALHIETVVNGEIRQTSNTNKMIFSLEEIISTISKGMTLEPGDIIATGTPAGVGKGFTPPKFLHAGDEVVVTVEGIGTLRNVVK from the coding sequence TTGCGTTTTGTAACGGTGAAAAAAGATGAAAAGGTATTTGTAGGTATTGTGGATGAAGAGGAAGAGAAGGTATTGCACTTAAGAGAAGCGCAAAGGCAAAAAGGGGAAAAGGTTACGATTCCAATCACAATGTTAGAGTGTATTGAAAGAGGAACCAAATGTTTCGAAAAAATATGTGATATTGTAAATTGGGCGAAGGAAAATGAAGGAACTGCGCATTATCCGTTAAATGAGGTGAAAATATTAGCACCAATTCCAAGGCCAAGGAAGAATATTTTGTGCGTTGGAAAAAATTATCGTGAGCATGCGATAGAAATGGGCGGAGAAGAGTCAATTCCAGAAAATATAATGATCTTCACGAAAGCGCCAACGACAGTTATTGGAATGGATGAAAAAATTAACAGTCATCCCCACGCAACGAATGAACTAGATTATGAAGGAGAACTAGCTATTATCATCGGTAAGCGAGGGAAACAAATAAAAAAAGAAAAAGCGCTTGAGCATGTTTTTGGTTACACCATTATAAATGATATAACTGCTCGCGACATTCAAAGGAAGCATAAACAATTTTTCCTTGGAAAAAGTTTCGATACATTTTGTCCGATGGGACCGTATTTAATTCATAAATCAATGGTTGAAACGCCAAATGCGTTACACATTGAAACGGTAGTAAATGGAGAGATAAGACAAACTTCAAATACAAATAAAATGATTTTTTCACTAGAAGAAATTATTTCAACGATAAGTAAAGGTATGACGTTAGAACCAGGAGATATTATCGCAACAGGAACGCCGGCTGGTGTCGGAAAAGGTTTCACACCACCGAAGTTTTTGCATGCGGGTGATGAAGTGGTCGTTACAGTAGAAGGAATTGGTACTTTGCGAAATGTAGTGAAATGA
- a CDS encoding DUF2777 domain-containing protein — MIQRNHILYNQPRAHTVGNVEYINNEWVFFDDENDEAFLLEDIAGDGFEILYNNNWLPARFYEQDVLQIANEQHHLQNGEMIRIRKKLLLSYTEWLEELPDSAFTLLTESLQSLHYSLYDCMYCHNYLSFLPKEEACEGVNILLFDNEEMICTLQHHFVRHATSNKNMFRFTKVNGEELHIDAT; from the coding sequence ATGATACAACGTAACCATATTTTATATAACCAACCTCGCGCTCATACAGTCGGTAATGTAGAATATATAAACAATGAATGGGTATTCTTTGATGATGAAAATGATGAAGCATTTTTATTAGAAGATATTGCCGGTGATGGCTTTGAAATTTTATATAACAACAACTGGCTACCAGCTCGTTTCTATGAACAAGATGTATTACAAATCGCCAACGAACAGCATCACCTGCAAAACGGTGAAATGATACGAATTCGAAAAAAATTACTTCTTAGCTATACGGAATGGCTTGAGGAGTTACCTGACTCTGCCTTTACATTATTAACGGAATCATTGCAATCCCTTCATTACTCTTTATATGATTGCATGTATTGTCATAATTATTTATCTTTCTTACCGAAAGAGGAGGCATGCGAAGGAGTAAATATTCTTTTATTTGATAACGAAGAGATGATTTGTACATTGCAGCACCATTTCGTTCGTCACGCTACGTCAAATAAAAATATGTTTCGTTTTACGAAAGTAAACGGAGAAGAGTTGCATATTGATGCGACATAA
- the gerPD gene encoding spore germination protein GerPD, with product MNLNVVNHELKVGQIKMNGVSSSALFLIGDANLLILSSILDTPFETVTEGPFVPLVTDVPPTPG from the coding sequence ATGAACCTTAACGTTGTAAATCATGAATTAAAAGTCGGACAGATTAAAATGAACGGTGTATCGTCGTCCGCACTCTTTTTAATTGGGGATGCGAATCTCCTCATTCTATCTTCAATTCTTGATACACCATTTGAAACTGTTACAGAGGGGCCATTTGTACCGTTAGTAACAGATGTCCCTCCTACTCCAGGTTAA
- a CDS encoding aspartyl-phosphate phosphatase Spo0E family protein, translating to MFEQAIEKKREKMIYFAERYGMTSQKTVDCSQELDRLLNVIWHVHTDFHPNQTLETHTQ from the coding sequence ATGTTTGAGCAAGCGATTGAAAAAAAACGTGAAAAAATGATTTATTTTGCTGAACGCTACGGAATGACTTCTCAAAAAACAGTGGATTGTAGCCAGGAACTGGACAGGCTCTTAAATGTAATTTGGCATGTACATACGGATTTTCACCCTAATCAAACACTCGAAACACACACGCAATAA
- the gerPB gene encoding spore germination protein GerPB, with protein MNFYVNQSIIINSIRIDSITTSSVFQIGTAGSIKALSKFSNTGGFTEPLRPLQAKGQIISIKPSTSSS; from the coding sequence TTGAATTTTTACGTAAACCAAAGCATCATCATTAACAGCATCAGAATTGATAGCATTACAACCTCTTCTGTATTCCAAATTGGTACTGCTGGAAGTATTAAAGCTCTATCTAAATTCTCAAATACTGGCGGATTTACAGAGCCCCTTCGCCCATTACAGGCGAAAGGACAAATTATTTCTATCAAACCATCAACTAGTTCTTCTTAA
- a CDS encoding RNA polymerase alpha subunit C-terminal domain-containing protein yields MATEKTLRTCEKGHEYYKSSDCPTCPTCEEEKKPKTGFLSLLSSPARNALQHHGIHTIEELSKYSEKEILKLHGMGPASMPKLKKALEENGLSFK; encoded by the coding sequence ATGGCAACGGAAAAAACGTTACGAACGTGTGAAAAAGGACATGAATACTATAAAAGTAGCGATTGTCCAACTTGCCCAACTTGTGAGGAAGAAAAGAAACCAAAAACAGGCTTTCTTTCACTTCTTTCATCACCAGCACGAAATGCTCTGCAACATCATGGAATTCACACGATAGAAGAACTCTCAAAGTATAGTGAAAAAGAGATTTTAAAACTGCACGGTATGGGACCAGCGTCTATGCCAAAGCTTAAAAAGGCTTTGGAGGAGAACGGGTTATCATTTAAATAA
- the rocD gene encoding ornithine aminotransferase, translated as MIQTKDIIELTDTYGANNYHPLPIVISKAEGVWVEDPEGNRYMDLLSAYSAVNQGHRHPKIINALIDQANRVTLTSRAFHSDQLGPWYEKVAKLTNKEMVLPMNTGAEAVETAIKTARRWAYDVKKVEANRAEIIVCEDNFHGRTMGAVSMSSNEEYKRGFGPMLPGIVVIPYGDLEALKAAITPNTAAFILEPIQGEAGINIPPAGFLKEALEVCKKENVLFVADEIQTGLGRTGKVFACDWDGVTPDMYILGKALGGGVFPISCVAANRDILGVFEPGSHGSTFGGNPLACAVSIAALEVLEEEKLTERSLQLGEKLVGQLKEIDNPMITEVRGKGLFIGIELNEPARPYCEQLKAAGLLCKETHENVIRIAPPLVISEEDLEWAFQKIKAVLS; from the coding sequence ATGATTCAAACTAAGGATATTATCGAACTTACAGACACATACGGAGCAAATAACTATCACCCACTTCCAATCGTTATTTCTAAAGCAGAAGGCGTTTGGGTAGAGGATCCTGAAGGAAACCGCTATATGGACTTATTAAGTGCATATTCTGCAGTAAACCAAGGTCATCGTCACCCAAAAATTATTAACGCTTTAATTGACCAAGCTAATCGTGTTACGTTAACTTCTCGTGCTTTCCATAGCGATCAATTAGGTCCTTGGTACGAAAAAGTTGCGAAACTAACTAATAAAGAAATGGTACTTCCAATGAATACAGGTGCAGAGGCTGTTGAGACTGCAATTAAAACAGCTCGCCGCTGGGCTTATGATGTGAAGAAAGTAGAAGCAAACCGTGCTGAAATTATCGTTTGTGAAGATAACTTCCACGGACGTACAATGGGTGCTGTTTCTATGTCTTCAAACGAAGAGTACAAGCGTGGATTCGGTCCAATGCTTCCTGGCATCGTTGTAATTCCTTACGGTGATTTAGAAGCGTTAAAAGCTGCTATTACACCAAACACAGCTGCATTCATTTTAGAGCCTATTCAAGGTGAGGCAGGAATTAACATCCCACCAGCTGGTTTCTTAAAAGAAGCTCTTGAAGTATGTAAAAAAGAAAACGTTTTATTTGTAGCAGATGAAATCCAAACTGGCTTAGGTCGTACTGGTAAAGTATTTGCTTGTGACTGGGACGGTGTAACTCCTGACATGTACATACTTGGTAAAGCACTTGGTGGCGGCGTATTCCCAATCTCTTGCGTAGCAGCAAACCGCGACATTTTAGGCGTATTCGAGCCAGGTTCTCACGGTTCTACATTCGGTGGTAACCCACTTGCATGTGCTGTTTCTATCGCAGCTCTTGAAGTGTTAGAAGAAGAGAAATTAACAGAGCGTTCTCTTCAATTAGGAGAAAAATTAGTTGGGCAATTAAAAGAGATTGATAACCCAATGATCACTGAGGTTCGCGGTAAAGGTTTATTCATCGGTATCGAATTAAACGAACCAGCTCGTCCTTACTGTGAACAACTAAAAGCAGCTGGACTATTATGTAAAGAAACACACGAAAACGTAATTCGTATCGCACCACCTCTAGTAATCTCTGAAGAAGATTTAGAGTGGGCATTCCAAAAAATTAAAGCTGTATTATCGTAA
- the addA gene encoding helicase-exonuclease AddAB subunit AddA, giving the protein MIENWPKKPEGSQWTDDQWKAVVANGRDVLVAAAAGSGKTAVLVERIIKKIINEENPVDVDRLLVVTFTNAAAQEMKNRIGEALEKVLIDEPGSQHIRKQLSLLNKASISTIHSFCLQVIRGYYYMLDVDPRFRIANQTENELLKEEVLDDILEEEYGIEDNTIFFELVDRYTSDRSDDDLQRMILALHTESRAHPNPEKWLDKLVEAYDVEGKTIEDLVYASYLLEDVKFQLETAEQHIRKATELAMLPDGPAPRVETLQADLALLGTLSSAARESWTSVYEAMQNVSWQTLKRIKKSDYNEDVVKQVDSLRNKAKDEVKKLQEELFSRKPESFLRDFQDMHPVLEKLVQLVKVFTERFQAMKRDKGMVDFTDLEHFCLQILSEQSENGEMNPSAVALQYRNKFAEVLVDEYQDTNFVQESIIKFVTKDSESEGNLFMVGDVKQSIYRFRLAEPGLFLGKYKRFTQEGLGGGMKIDLAKNFRSRHEVLAGTNFIFKQIMGEEVGEIDYDADAELKLGASYPEGEDVAAELLCIQQTEEEVPDGEEGAEVEKAQLEARLMAQRIKAMVDSGYEVYDRKTDSMRPVQYRDFVILLRSMPWAPQIMEELKLQGLPVYADLATGYFEATEVNIMMNVFRVIDNPMQDIPLAAVLRSPIVGLNDEELATLRAHGKKGSFYEVMSSFLKGAPLEEEQELHDKLEWFYNLLQGWREFARQQSLSDLIWKVYGETGYYDFVGGLPAGKQRQANLRILYDRARQYEATSFRGLFRFLRFIERILERGDDMGTARALGEQEDVVRIMTIHKSKGLEFPVVFVAGLGRRFNTQDLMKRFLLHKDFGFGSQFIDPRKRIKYTTLSQLAIKRKMKMELIAEEMRVLYVALTRAKEKLILIGTVKDANKEMEKWLDAREHSEWLLPDHIRAGASCYLDWIAPSLYRHRDSEMLLELGQGSIPGEIYGYDTSWKVEVVDGNTLLAPEPVQEEKQELLEALREKKAVPLQSERKEEVYDRLMWKYGYEEATSHRAKQSVTEIKRNYQSEEGSDNAFIKKLRAPIKTRPRFMEKKGLTYAERGTAVHAVMQHVDLKKPITEEVIREQINGMVNKELLTFEQAEEIAIEKVISFFDSDLGKRVLAAKSVEREVPFTMMLAAEEAYQDWQGKSGESILVQGVIDCMIEEEDGITLIDFKTDTIEGKFPGGFDQAKPILEDRYKVQLSLYAKALEKSLQHPVKEKCLYFFDGNHVVKIEE; this is encoded by the coding sequence ATGATAGAAAATTGGCCTAAAAAACCAGAAGGTAGTCAGTGGACAGATGACCAGTGGAAAGCCGTTGTAGCGAACGGACGTGATGTTTTAGTCGCGGCAGCAGCTGGTTCAGGGAAAACAGCAGTATTAGTTGAACGTATTATTAAAAAGATTATAAATGAAGAAAATCCAGTCGATGTCGACCGCCTGCTCGTTGTAACATTTACGAATGCAGCGGCGCAAGAGATGAAAAACAGAATTGGGGAAGCATTAGAAAAAGTATTAATTGATGAGCCAGGCTCGCAGCACATTAGAAAGCAGCTGAGCCTATTAAATAAAGCTTCTATTTCGACGATCCATTCCTTTTGTTTACAAGTAATTAGAGGATACTATTACATGCTTGATGTTGATCCTCGTTTCCGCATTGCGAATCAAACGGAAAATGAATTGTTAAAAGAAGAAGTGCTAGATGACATATTAGAAGAAGAGTATGGAATTGAAGATAATACGATATTCTTTGAACTCGTTGACCGTTATACAAGTGACCGTAGTGACGATGATTTACAGCGTATGATTTTAGCGCTTCATACAGAATCAAGAGCGCATCCAAATCCGGAAAAATGGCTCGATAAATTAGTAGAAGCATATGACGTAGAAGGAAAGACAATTGAAGATTTAGTGTATGCTTCTTACTTATTAGAAGATGTGAAATTCCAGCTTGAAACAGCGGAACAGCATATTCGTAAAGCGACGGAACTCGCAATGCTTCCTGACGGTCCAGCGCCTCGCGTTGAAACATTGCAAGCAGATTTAGCTTTACTTGGAACGTTATCATCAGCCGCTCGTGAATCGTGGACAAGCGTATATGAAGCGATGCAAAACGTATCATGGCAAACGTTAAAGCGTATTAAGAAAAGTGATTACAATGAAGATGTTGTAAAACAAGTAGACTCTCTTCGTAATAAAGCGAAAGATGAAGTGAAGAAATTACAAGAAGAGCTATTTAGCCGCAAACCTGAAAGTTTCTTACGAGATTTTCAAGATATGCATCCTGTATTAGAAAAGCTTGTTCAACTTGTAAAAGTATTTACAGAGCGTTTCCAAGCGATGAAACGAGATAAAGGAATGGTCGATTTCACAGATTTAGAGCATTTCTGTTTACAAATTTTAAGCGAACAAAGTGAAAATGGTGAAATGAATCCGTCAGCAGTAGCGCTCCAATATCGCAATAAATTTGCTGAAGTATTAGTCGATGAATATCAAGATACGAATTTCGTACAAGAATCGATTATTAAATTCGTAACGAAAGATTCTGAGAGTGAAGGAAACTTATTCATGGTAGGTGACGTAAAGCAGTCGATTTATCGTTTCCGACTAGCAGAACCAGGCTTATTCCTAGGAAAGTATAAACGCTTCACACAAGAAGGATTAGGCGGCGGAATGAAGATTGATTTAGCGAAAAACTTCCGTAGTCGTCATGAAGTGTTAGCAGGTACGAACTTTATCTTCAAACAAATTATGGGCGAAGAAGTCGGAGAAATCGACTACGATGCTGACGCTGAATTAAAGTTAGGTGCTAGCTATCCAGAAGGTGAAGATGTAGCGGCTGAACTACTATGTATTCAGCAAACGGAAGAAGAAGTGCCAGACGGTGAAGAAGGTGCCGAAGTAGAAAAAGCTCAGCTTGAAGCTCGACTTATGGCGCAGCGTATTAAAGCGATGGTTGATTCAGGTTATGAAGTGTATGACCGTAAAACGGATAGTATGCGCCCTGTACAATACCGTGACTTCGTTATTTTACTTCGCTCTATGCCGTGGGCGCCGCAAATTATGGAAGAGTTAAAGTTGCAAGGACTTCCAGTATACGCTGATCTTGCGACTGGTTACTTTGAAGCGACAGAAGTAAATATAATGATGAACGTATTCCGCGTGATCGATAATCCGATGCAAGATATTCCGCTTGCAGCAGTGCTTCGTTCACCAATTGTTGGATTAAATGATGAAGAACTTGCAACGCTTCGTGCTCACGGGAAAAAAGGCTCGTTTTATGAAGTGATGAGCTCATTCTTAAAAGGGGCACCGCTTGAAGAAGAACAAGAACTACACGATAAATTAGAGTGGTTCTATAACTTACTACAAGGATGGCGTGAATTCGCACGCCAACAGTCACTTTCTGATTTAATTTGGAAAGTGTACGGTGAGACAGGTTATTACGATTTCGTTGGCGGTTTACCAGCTGGAAAGCAAAGGCAAGCAAACTTACGCATACTATATGACCGTGCAAGACAATATGAAGCAACATCGTTTAGAGGATTATTCCGCTTCTTACGTTTTATTGAACGTATTTTAGAACGCGGTGATGATATGGGTACGGCAAGAGCTTTAGGTGAACAAGAAGACGTCGTTCGCATTATGACGATTCATAAAAGTAAAGGACTAGAGTTCCCAGTCGTATTCGTAGCTGGGTTAGGTCGCCGTTTTAACACACAAGATTTAATGAAACGTTTCTTACTGCATAAAGACTTCGGTTTCGGTTCACAGTTTATCGATCCTCGTAAACGAATTAAATATACGACATTATCACAACTTGCGATTAAGCGTAAAATGAAGATGGAATTAATTGCGGAAGAAATGCGCGTATTATACGTAGCGTTAACTCGTGCAAAAGAGAAGCTAATTTTAATTGGAACAGTGAAGGATGCAAATAAGGAAATGGAAAAATGGCTTGATGCGAGGGAGCATAGTGAATGGTTATTACCAGACCATATACGTGCCGGAGCGTCTTGTTATTTAGACTGGATTGCACCTTCATTATATAGACATCGTGATAGTGAAATGCTTCTTGAATTAGGACAAGGGAGCATTCCAGGTGAAATTTATGGATACGACACGAGCTGGAAAGTAGAAGTTGTTGACGGTAACACGTTACTCGCGCCAGAACCGGTTCAAGAAGAGAAACAAGAATTATTAGAAGCGCTTCGTGAGAAAAAAGCTGTTCCCCTGCAAAGTGAACGAAAAGAAGAAGTGTATGACAGATTAATGTGGAAGTACGGATATGAGGAAGCAACATCTCATCGTGCGAAACAGTCTGTTACAGAAATAAAGAGAAATTATCAATCTGAAGAAGGTAGCGATAATGCCTTTATTAAAAAACTGCGTGCGCCAATTAAAACACGCCCTCGTTTTATGGAGAAAAAAGGATTAACGTACGCTGAAAGAGGTACGGCAGTTCACGCTGTCATGCAGCATGTCGATTTAAAGAAGCCGATTACAGAAGAAGTGATTCGGGAACAAATTAATGGCATGGTCAATAAAGAGTTATTAACATTCGAACAAGCAGAAGAAATAGCAATCGAAAAAGTCATTTCATTCTTTGACAGTGATCTAGGTAAAAGAGTACTAGCGGCGAAAAGCGTTGAGCGTGAAGTACCATTTACGATGATGCTTGCAGCAGAAGAAGCATATCAAGATTGGCAAGGAAAGAGCGGGGAATCAATTCTTGTCCAAGGGGTTATTGACTGTATGATTGAAGAAGAAGACGGTATCACGTTAATCGACTTTAAAACGGATACGATTGAAGGGAAGTTCCCAGGCGGATTCGATCAGGCGAAACCAATTTTAGAAGATCGATATAAAGTGCAGCTTTCTTTATATGCAAAGGCACTTGAAAAAAGCTTACAACATCCTGTGAAAGAGAAATGCTTATACTTCTTTGATGGCAACCATGTTGTAAAAATTGAAGAATAG